In Hyphomicrobiales bacterium, one genomic interval encodes:
- a CDS encoding threonine synthase: MRYVSTRGEAPALGFADVLLAGLARDGGLYVPETWPRFSPKVIASWAGKPYAVVAGEVMRPFIGDAIPERELDAILADAHDQFAHALVAPLVQIGPEHWLLELFHGPTMAFKDVAMQVLARLMDRTLAERGQRATIIGATSGDTGGAAIEAFRGCDAIDIFILFPDGRVSDVQRRQMTTPVEANVHAIAIDGTFDDCQNIVKALFNDLAFRDRMALAGVNSINWARILPQVVYYFTSAIALGAPARKVSFSVPTGNFGDIFAGYAAKRMGLAIGQLIIATNTNDILARTAATGDYEPRPVVATSSPSMDIQISSNFERYLFELSGRDAGRVRSLMSEVAKGRGFRLGEADVAALRQDFAGHGIGEDEVARTLAEVHRSTGGMVIDPHTAVGVAAAGREAGRGGPIVTLATAHPAKFPDAIERAIGIRPPEPPRIAAQRTMAERFVRIANDAAAVARHVEERARAVGAGGRSA; this comes from the coding sequence ATGCGCTATGTCAGCACACGGGGCGAGGCGCCCGCACTGGGGTTCGCGGACGTGCTCCTTGCGGGGCTCGCCCGCGACGGTGGCCTCTACGTTCCCGAAACGTGGCCGCGCTTTTCACCGAAAGTGATCGCGAGCTGGGCCGGCAAGCCGTATGCCGTGGTGGCTGGCGAGGTCATGCGTCCGTTCATTGGCGACGCCATCCCGGAACGCGAACTCGATGCGATCCTCGCGGACGCCCACGACCAGTTCGCGCATGCGCTCGTGGCCCCGCTCGTCCAGATCGGCCCCGAGCATTGGCTGCTGGAGCTGTTCCACGGGCCGACGATGGCGTTCAAGGACGTCGCGATGCAAGTGTTGGCGCGGCTGATGGACCGCACGCTCGCCGAGCGCGGCCAGCGGGCGACGATCATCGGGGCGACCTCGGGCGACACCGGTGGGGCGGCGATCGAGGCGTTCCGCGGCTGCGACGCCATCGATATTTTCATCCTTTTTCCGGATGGCCGCGTGTCGGACGTGCAGCGCCGCCAGATGACGACCCCGGTCGAGGCGAATGTGCATGCAATCGCAATCGATGGCACCTTCGACGACTGCCAGAACATCGTGAAGGCGCTCTTCAACGATCTTGCCTTTCGCGATCGCATGGCGCTCGCGGGCGTCAACTCGATCAACTGGGCGCGCATCCTGCCGCAGGTCGTCTACTACTTCACCTCCGCCATCGCGCTCGGCGCGCCCGCACGAAAAGTGAGCTTCTCGGTCCCGACCGGCAATTTCGGCGACATCTTCGCGGGCTATGCCGCCAAGCGCATGGGGCTGGCGATCGGCCAGCTGATCATCGCGACGAACACCAACGACATCCTCGCACGGACGGCGGCGACGGGCGACTACGAGCCGAGGCCGGTGGTGGCGACGTCGTCGCCCTCGATGGACATCCAGATCTCCTCCAACTTCGAGCGCTATCTGTTCGAACTCTCGGGCCGCGATGCAGGGCGCGTCAGGTCGTTGATGTCGGAGGTGGCGAAGGGGCGCGGATTTCGGCTCGGCGAAGCGGACGTGGCGGCGCTGCGGCAGGATTTCGCCGGCCATGGCATCGGCGAGGACGAGGTTGCGCGCACGCTCGCCGAGGTCCACCGGTCGACCGGCGGCATGGTCATCGATCCGCACACCGCCGTCGGTGTCGCGGCGGCGGGGCGGGAGGCGGGCCGTGGTGGACCGATCGTAACGCTTGCGACGGCGCATCCGGCCAAATTCCCCGACGCCATCGAGAGGGCGATCGGCATCCGCCCTCCGGAGCCACCGCGCATCGCTGCCCAGCGGACCATGGCGGAGCGCTTTGTCCGGATCGCCAACGATGCGGCGGCAGTGGCGCGACATGTCGAGGAACGAGCCCGCGCCGTCGGCGCCGGAGGCCGTAGCGCATGA